A genomic stretch from Megachile rotundata isolate GNS110a chromosome 1, iyMegRotu1, whole genome shotgun sequence includes:
- the LOC100874695 gene encoding CDK5RAP1-like protein: MICRTVLNQIKPNSYYNWPKTWFLEKCRATSIYNFQQCQLIRVSATNLEISKQNVKENIGLKQLKDLSQNGPSFRDFLQLETRLNDPIIVPDIPYIKNIDGCGQKIYFEVYGCQMNVNDTEIIWSVLKSHGYRKVEKLEEANIILLITCSIRDNAEQRIWNKLQYLNGLRRKKLKSLKKIGLLGCMAERLKDKILERGKLVDIIAGPDSYKDLPRLLSTVENETAINVVLSFDETYADVTPVRLDPESTKAFVSIMRGCDNMCTYCIVPFTRGRERSRPIDSIIKEVQALSDEGVKEVTLLGQNVNSYRDTSQSEFYMGNSAETHLVKGFKTVYKNKKGGRRFCDLLDKVSRINPEMRIRFTSAHPKDFPDEVLHLIAERPNICKQIHVPAQSGNSEVLERMRRGYTREAYINLVNRIRDIIPNAYLSSDFIAGFCGETEEQFQDTLSLIELVKYNSAFLFAYSMREKTTAHRRYKDDIELSVKKSRLDRMNSVYKNEAQKLNKLQVGQFQLILIEGVSKRSDQFLHGRNDGNNQVVIPSLNIPIEKHSNVTRPIKTGDYVVVQISGSTIAKLTGIPLYHSSITEHTSSTL; this comes from the exons atgatctgtagaacagtgttaaatcaaataaaacctaattcatattataattGGCCAAAGACTTGGTTTCTTGAAAAATGCAGGGCTACatctatttataattttcaacaatGTCAATTGATACGAGTCAGTGcaacaaatttagagatttcgaaaCAGAATGTCAAAGAAAATATTGGCTTAAAACAACTCAAAGATCTGTCACAAAATGGACCTTCGTTCAGAGATTTTTTACAGCTTGAAACTCGTCTTAATGATCCTATTATTGTGCCAGATATTCCTTACATAAAAAACATTGATGGCTGTGGTCAAAAAA tttattttgaagtataTGGCTGTCAAATGAACGTAAATGACACAGAGATAATATGGTCAGTTTTAAAGTCACATGGTTATAGGAAAGTAGAAAAGTTAGAAGAGGCTAATATAATTCTGCTTATTACATGTTCCATAAGAGACAATGCAGAGCAGAGAATATGGaacaaattgcaatatttaaatgGTTTAAGAAGAAAGAAACTAAAATCTCTTAAAAAAATTGGTTTATTAG gaTGCATGGCAGAAAGACTGAAAGATAAAATATTAGAAAGGGGAAAACTAGTTGATATAATAGCAGGGCCAGATAGCTATAAAGATTTACCAAGACTTCTGTCAACAGTAGAGAATGAAACTGCTATCAATGTTGTTTTATCATTTGATGAAACATATGCAGATGTTACTCCAGTGAGATTGGATCCTGAATCAACTAAAGCATTTGT TTCAATCATGCGAGGTTGTGataatatgtgtacatattgTATTGTGCCATTTACTCGAGGAAGAGAAAGATCACGACCAATTGACAGTATcattaaagaggttcaggcctTATCTGATGAAGGTGTAAAAGAAGTAACACTACTTGGACAAAATGTAAACAGTTATAgagatacatcacaatcagaattTTACATGGGTAATTCTGCAGAAACACATTTGGTGAAAGGTTTCAAaactgtatataaaaataaaaagggaGGACGCAGGTTTTGTGATTTGCTAGACAAAGTTTCTCGCATTAATCCAGAAATGAGAATAAG GTTTACATCCGCACATCCCAAAGATTTTCCAGACGAAGTTTTACACCTAATAGCGGAAAGGCCAAATATTTGCAAACAAATTCATGTACCCGCACAAAGCGGTAATTCGGAAGTTTTAGAAAGAATGAGAAGAGGTTACACACGAGAAGCGTATATAAATTTAGTAAATCGCATACGCGATATTATTCCAAATGCTTATCTTTCCAGTGACTTTATTGCTGGTTTTTGTGGAGAAACAGAAGAGCAATTTCAAGATACGCTATCCTTGATAGaattagtaaaatataataGTGCTTTCCTTTTTGCGTATAGCATGCGAGAG aaaacCACTGCACATCGACGTTACAAAGATGATATAGAACTAAGTGTGAAAAAAAGTCGACTTGATAGAATGAATTCAGTGTATAAAAATGAAGCTcagaaattgaataaattacagGTCGGACAATTCCAACTTATACTTATAGAAGGG gtTAGCAAACGATCAGATCAGTTTCTTCACGGAAGAAACGACGGTAACAATCAAGTAGTAATACCATCTCTGAATATACCTATTGAAAAACATTCTAACGTAACTAGACCAATTAAAACTGGCGATTATGTCGTTGTACAAATTTCTGGCTCTACCATAGCAAAACTTACAGGTATACCTTTGTATCATTCGTCGATAACGGAACACACATCATCcacattgtaa